A stretch of Manis javanica isolate MJ-LG chromosome 1, MJ_LKY, whole genome shotgun sequence DNA encodes these proteins:
- the TMEM247 gene encoding transmembrane protein 247, whose product MTAEERETMGAHGAGENCPAFSKGVPDDPMSEGKPRVFLEAESPKSDSSYDCLEEMEACEDKGCPGLSKSLSPKTGTATKGQVGDGPELTELPQASAPTPGTSGTLGMECNAEMELEKVRMEFELTRLKYLHEKNECQRQHEGVMAQLQQQAAPHLSSGGLQGLLLPQNQFAMFLYCFIFIHMICVTKEMIFFLFSKHYLFCIVAILLRLIKMLRSYFQVRGALFEPGSWKALLSTALYT is encoded by the exons ATGACAGCAGAGGAGAGGGAGACAATGGGAGCCCATGGGGCAGGAGAAAACTGCCCAGCCTTCTCCAAGGGCGTGCCTGATGACCCCATGTCTGAAGGGAAGCCCAGAGTGTTTTTG gaggCAGAGTCACCAAAGTCAGATTCTTCCTATGACTGCCTGGAGGAGATGGAAGCTTGTGAGGACAAAGGCTGCCCAGGGCTGTCTAAGTCGCTGTCCCCCAAGACCGGCACTGCCACTAAGGGCCAGGTGGGTGATGGACCCGAACTCACAGAGCTGCCCCAGGCCTCGGCCCCAACTCCAGGGACCTCAGGGACCCTGGGGATGGAATGCAATGCTGagatggagctggagaaggtgCGCATGGAGTTCGAGCTCACACGGCTCAAGTACCTGCACGAGAAGAATGAGTGCCAGCGGCAGCACGAGGGGGTGATGGCGCAGCTGCAGCAGCAGGCCGCACCTCACCTG TCCTCAGGGGGCCTCCAGGGCCTCCTGCTCCCCCAGAACCAGTTTGCCATGTTCCTGTACTGCTTCATCTTTATACACATGATCTGTGTCACCAAGGAGAtgatcttctttctcttctccaagcACTACCTGTTCTGTATCGTGGCCATTCTGCTCCGCTTGATTAAAATGTTACGGTCATACTTCCAA